A section of the Adhaeribacter radiodurans genome encodes:
- a CDS encoding DUF3800 domain-containing protein — MQHLHIFVDEFGNTSLNSEKTGSFSHFVLTAVLIEDAQIEQARRMRSDISQRYFQGHPIQSSRIANDEIGFQKRLDILKELRQLDFLVLSLVINKSKVIGEGLDQNTIFYKYFNRIFLQQFPKNFTSFSIHANQLGWPEFRRSLQHYINTKVIQRDLFTPDRTYQLVEDRLEEPLIQLADFISGCLGKIYCTSHSHEKAAFLFDLLHDRTFVDFFPFEKTDFSVFISEQDHEKNQVISRIAAQSVQEALVNRHKFSEEAQSVLQYLYLMFRTAPDRLVEKYEVIDKVKRMYPNFTEQQLRVCIQHLRDHGVLIVSIQGKSGYKIPDRVEDIVGFYNRYLNSIVPMINRINICNRKILVNSLQEVNVLQANLNYSLLPDLIKTLDKSKQPHAPLNLL, encoded by the coding sequence ATGCAACACCTTCACATCTTTGTCGACGAATTTGGTAATACAAGTCTGAACTCAGAGAAAACTGGCAGTTTCTCTCATTTTGTTTTAACAGCAGTACTTATTGAAGATGCCCAAATAGAACAAGCCCGAAGGATGCGATCGGATATTAGCCAGCGCTATTTCCAAGGACATCCCATTCAGTCCAGCCGTATTGCGAACGATGAAATAGGTTTCCAAAAACGACTTGATATTTTAAAAGAATTGCGGCAATTGGATTTCCTAGTACTTAGTCTAGTAATTAATAAAAGTAAGGTAATAGGGGAGGGGCTTGACCAGAATACTATTTTTTACAAATACTTCAACCGCATCTTCCTACAGCAATTCCCTAAAAACTTTACATCCTTCTCTATTCATGCCAACCAATTAGGGTGGCCGGAGTTCCGGCGGAGCCTACAGCACTATATCAATACGAAGGTCATTCAACGCGATTTATTTACTCCCGATCGGACCTACCAGTTGGTAGAGGATCGGTTGGAAGAACCATTAATACAACTAGCTGATTTTATTTCCGGTTGTTTAGGTAAAATTTATTGTACCAGCCATAGTCACGAAAAAGCCGCTTTCCTATTTGATTTGTTGCATGACCGCACTTTTGTAGATTTTTTTCCCTTTGAGAAAACTGATTTTTCAGTTTTTATTTCAGAGCAAGACCACGAAAAGAATCAGGTGATCTCCCGAATTGCGGCGCAGTCGGTCCAGGAAGCTTTAGTCAATCGTCATAAATTTTCGGAGGAAGCACAATCTGTTCTACAATACTTATATCTCATGTTCCGGACTGCTCCGGACCGTCTCGTGGAGAAATATGAAGTTATTGATAAAGTTAAAAGAATGTACCCCAACTTTACGGAGCAACAATTACGGGTATGTATTCAGCACTTGCGAGATCACGGAGTTCTGATTGTTAGTATCCAGGGCAAGTCCGGATATAAAATTCCTGACAGAGTGGAGGATATTGTTGGCTTCTACAATCGTTACTTGAACAGCATAGTACCTATGATAAATCGCATTAATATCTGTAACCGTAAAATTCTAGTTAATAGCTTACAAGAAGTAAACGTACTACAAGCTAACTTAAATTATTCCTTACTCCCTGACCTTATTAAAACCTTAGATAAAAGTAAACAGCCTCATGCTCCTTTAAACCTGCTTTAA
- a CDS encoding VOC family protein: MQPRISVVTLAVNDLEKAVAFYRDGLGLPTQGIIGKEFEYGAVAFFDLQNGLKLALWPRTSLAHDTQLKPNEPAVTDFTLGHNVASKAEVDAVMEQAKSAGATIVKSAQNTFYGGYAGYFQDLDQHLWEIVYNPAFDLND; the protein is encoded by the coding sequence ATGCAACCTAGAATCTCTGTAGTGACATTAGCCGTAAACGACTTAGAGAAAGCCGTTGCCTTTTACCGAGATGGACTGGGATTACCAACCCAAGGGATTATCGGTAAAGAATTTGAATACGGGGCCGTCGCTTTTTTTGATTTACAAAATGGGCTAAAACTAGCCCTATGGCCTAGAACAAGCTTGGCGCACGATACGCAGTTAAAACCTAACGAACCCGCGGTCACTGATTTCACCCTAGGTCACAATGTTGCTAGCAAAGCAGAAGTAGATGCGGTGATGGAGCAGGCCAAAAGCGCGGGAGCAACCATTGTAAAATCCGCCCAAAATACTTTTTATGGGGGTTATGCGGGATATTTCCAGGACCTAGACCAACACCTATGGGAAATCGTTTACAATCCCGCCTTCGATTTAAACGATTAG
- a CDS encoding PAS domain-containing protein — MSDLYSPPPNLLAVFNSLPGAYLLLSRDLIMEAVSDAYLEATLTKREDLVGHHIFELFPDNPEAPEAKGKTNVRASLEQVIATGKPHELARQQYDVPDPEKAGHFVERHWLTRNIPVLDAQGQVYQIIHSVVNVTAAVLAEKKLSQSESREKAAHAQADLQEQQLHNILMQAPALICIFQGPEHVFKFVNPPYQQLVGERPLVGKPIAEVMPELVGQPIFGLLHKVYRTGETYYANEMLVQLDHENTGQELGENYYNFIYQATRNLAGEVDGIIVFAYEVTAQVAARRQVDISRQEVQTLNKELQAINEELQVTNQELTSTNQKLEKAQHALKQLNQVLEARVDDRTLALHAALQKTELQREQLREQQNKLQLILGQVPAAIATLEGPEHRYNFFNDPYLALSGDRAQLGLTVTEVFPELAEQGFVSLLDQVYATGFPFVGTEKSLRLYDPNTGKLKQRYVDFVYQPLRNDFGQIQGILAFIVDVTEKVEARQQAAALQAELIANAQKLIQERETFYQVFELTPAAICIQRGPEHRYEYVNAAYQAFFPGRELLGRTVAEALPETVPAGFAGLLNKVYQTGETYFGQEAPLLLEQPDGKPPREMYFTFTYQAYRENGQIVGISTFAYDVTQQVQMRQQQEAQQKQLQVLFEQAPVAIAVLRNPEYVIEVANPLVAALWGRIPEQVLGKALLEALPEVRDQGFKELLDEVVRTGTPFVANEVTAMLPRNGQLEKIYLNFVYQPLQDEQGQVMSVAAVATDVSEQVKARQASEASTQQLRLITDSLPVLIGYLDQEEKYRFANKAYESWFHQKPEDLLNRPVRQVVGETAYRGVKQYIDRALKGERLDFEATMPYREGFTKHIRTSYVPDLQNEKVVGFYTLVQDITDQVEARRIVEASERKATALAENLLTANQELQEANQQLVRVNVDLDNFIYTASHDLKAPILNIEGLMEALSDQLPPDSLQTEDVPYTLHLIQDSVQRFKRTIDHLTEITKLQKENKAEVTPVDLAAIISDVQLDLATLIQTTQAQIEVDVRNCPTIRFSAKNLRSIIYNLLSNAIKYHSPKRTPLIQIYCTGTAEYQVLTVADNGLGMDLSGKNKLFTMFKRLHNHVEGSGIGLYMVKKIIENAGGKIEVTSNVEEGSTFQVYFRR, encoded by the coding sequence ATGTCTGATCTTTACTCTCCGCCGCCCAACTTATTGGCGGTCTTCAACTCTTTGCCCGGCGCTTACTTACTTCTCTCCCGCGATTTAATTATGGAAGCCGTATCGGATGCTTACCTGGAGGCAACCCTCACGAAACGGGAAGACTTAGTTGGGCATCATATATTCGAGCTTTTTCCGGACAACCCCGAAGCTCCGGAAGCGAAAGGAAAGACGAATGTGCGGGCTTCTTTAGAACAAGTAATAGCCACGGGTAAGCCCCACGAATTGGCCCGCCAACAGTACGATGTACCCGATCCGGAAAAAGCTGGTCACTTTGTGGAACGCCACTGGTTAACCCGCAATATCCCGGTATTAGATGCGCAGGGGCAAGTGTACCAGATTATCCATTCGGTTGTCAATGTAACCGCGGCGGTACTGGCTGAAAAAAAACTTTCCCAGAGTGAATCCCGCGAAAAAGCTGCGCATGCGCAAGCTGATCTACAAGAGCAGCAACTGCATAATATCTTAATGCAAGCACCGGCTCTCATCTGTATTTTCCAGGGACCCGAGCACGTTTTTAAATTCGTGAATCCGCCTTATCAGCAGTTAGTAGGCGAACGCCCCTTAGTCGGTAAACCGATTGCCGAAGTCATGCCGGAACTTGTTGGTCAACCTATTTTTGGTTTACTCCATAAAGTATATCGTACTGGCGAGACCTACTACGCCAATGAGATGCTCGTGCAGCTCGATCATGAAAATACGGGTCAAGAACTAGGAGAAAACTATTATAATTTCATCTACCAGGCTACGCGCAATTTAGCCGGTGAAGTAGATGGAATTATAGTCTTTGCTTATGAAGTAACCGCCCAGGTAGCGGCTCGTCGCCAGGTAGATATAAGCCGGCAAGAAGTTCAAACCCTGAATAAAGAATTGCAGGCTATAAACGAAGAACTGCAAGTTACCAACCAGGAACTTACTTCCACCAACCAGAAATTGGAAAAGGCTCAGCACGCCTTAAAACAACTCAATCAGGTACTAGAAGCCCGGGTAGATGATCGCACTCTCGCCTTACACGCGGCCCTCCAGAAAACAGAGCTGCAACGGGAACAATTGCGCGAGCAACAAAACAAATTGCAGCTGATCTTAGGGCAGGTGCCCGCCGCTATTGCCACATTAGAGGGACCGGAACATCGCTATAATTTTTTCAATGATCCTTACCTGGCTCTGTCGGGTGATCGCGCCCAATTAGGGCTAACCGTGACCGAAGTTTTTCCGGAATTAGCCGAGCAAGGTTTTGTTAGTTTATTAGACCAGGTGTATGCTACTGGCTTTCCTTTTGTAGGAACCGAAAAATCTCTGCGACTTTATGATCCGAACACGGGAAAACTTAAGCAACGATACGTAGATTTTGTCTACCAGCCCTTGCGAAATGACTTTGGCCAGATCCAAGGGATTCTGGCCTTTATTGTGGACGTTACCGAGAAGGTAGAAGCCCGGCAGCAAGCCGCCGCTTTACAGGCCGAATTAATAGCTAATGCGCAGAAATTAATCCAAGAACGCGAAACGTTCTACCAGGTATTTGAACTGACCCCCGCGGCTATTTGCATCCAACGGGGACCGGAACACCGGTACGAATACGTTAACGCCGCTTACCAGGCGTTTTTCCCGGGTAGGGAATTACTGGGCCGGACGGTAGCGGAAGCTTTGCCCGAAACGGTACCCGCGGGTTTCGCCGGGCTTTTAAATAAAGTTTACCAGACGGGGGAGACGTACTTCGGTCAGGAAGCTCCGCTACTGCTGGAACAGCCCGATGGAAAGCCACCCAGGGAAATGTATTTTACTTTTACTTACCAGGCTTACCGCGAGAACGGCCAAATCGTGGGGATTTCTACTTTTGCGTACGATGTTACCCAGCAAGTGCAAATGCGTCAGCAACAAGAAGCGCAGCAAAAACAACTGCAAGTTCTTTTCGAGCAAGCTCCCGTGGCTATTGCCGTGCTGCGCAATCCGGAATACGTGATTGAGGTAGCCAATCCCCTGGTAGCAGCCTTGTGGGGCCGAATTCCGGAACAGGTGTTAGGTAAAGCCTTGCTGGAAGCGCTGCCGGAAGTACGTGACCAAGGTTTTAAGGAGTTACTCGATGAAGTGGTGCGTACCGGTACCCCTTTTGTAGCCAACGAAGTAACCGCCATGTTGCCCCGAAATGGCCAATTAGAAAAAATATACTTAAACTTTGTTTACCAACCTTTACAGGATGAGCAAGGCCAGGTGATGAGCGTGGCGGCGGTAGCAACCGACGTCAGTGAACAAGTAAAAGCCCGCCAAGCCAGTGAAGCCAGCACCCAGCAACTACGCCTGATAACCGATTCCTTACCCGTTCTCATTGGCTACCTGGATCAGGAAGAAAAATACCGGTTCGCCAATAAAGCCTACGAGAGTTGGTTTCACCAAAAACCAGAAGATTTGCTGAACCGGCCGGTCCGCCAGGTAGTAGGGGAAACCGCTTACCGGGGAGTAAAACAATACATTGATCGTGCCCTTAAAGGGGAACGACTGGACTTTGAAGCGACCATGCCCTACCGAGAAGGCTTTACCAAACATATCCGGACCAGTTACGTTCCCGATTTACAAAATGAAAAGGTCGTAGGCTTCTATACCCTGGTGCAGGATATTACCGATCAGGTAGAAGCCCGCCGGATTGTGGAAGCCAGTGAACGCAAAGCAACGGCCTTAGCTGAAAATCTGCTCACGGCGAATCAGGAATTACAAGAGGCTAATCAGCAACTCGTGCGCGTGAACGTGGATTTGGATAATTTCATTTATACTGCCTCGCACGATTTGAAAGCGCCTATTCTTAACATCGAAGGGTTAATGGAAGCTTTGTCGGATCAACTGCCCCCCGATAGCTTACAAACCGAAGATGTTCCGTATACGCTACATCTCATCCAGGATTCAGTGCAACGCTTTAAGCGCACCATTGATCATTTAACCGAAATTACCAAGCTGCAAAAGGAAAATAAAGCCGAAGTCACACCGGTTGATCTGGCGGCTATCATCAGCGATGTGCAGCTGGATTTAGCTACGCTCATTCAAACTACCCAGGCCCAGATTGAAGTCGATGTCCGCAACTGTCCTACCATCCGTTTTTCAGCGAAAAATCTGCGCAGTATTATTTATAATTTACTTTCGAACGCTATTAAATATCATTCTCCGAAACGAACCCCGCTAATCCAGATTTATTGTACTGGAACAGCGGAATACCAGGTGCTCACAGTTGCCGATAATGGTTTAGGCATGGACTTGTCTGGCAAAAACAAGCTTTTCACCATGTTCAAGCGTTTGCATAACCACGTGGAAGGATCCGGCATTGGCTTATACATGGTCAAGAAAATAATTGAGAATGCGGGGGGTAAGATTGAAGTTACCAGTAACGTGGAGGAGGGCTCTACCTTCCAGGTATATTTTCGGCGATAA
- a CDS encoding replication initiation protein, with protein MEQLEIKETKIQVRHHNVITNARHELSAVQLDIYFMMLSRLKPGDSKDTKYIISVKEIEELTGRQWNYQQLREATAGLIGKVFEIEEEDGLLQVAMMSSAKYLKGQGRIQLSIAEDLKPYLVDLKNNFTSFQLFCVLSMTSKYAKWLYVQFSRWKDLGAMTFEVEQLRYRLNLKDPSGKAPEQYKQWGQFKDYVLEPAIRQINEVSDLRVAYAVTEKKGKSIHKLTFTIKMVSQVQTVIPFESEELDREAAQLKGRLRDIGILDTNLINKILNSTELRKKANKCLYDISLRRKDINNPGGYFRTTLGI; from the coding sequence ATGGAACAGCTGGAAATTAAAGAAACCAAAATCCAGGTACGACATCATAATGTAATAACTAATGCCAGGCACGAACTCTCAGCGGTGCAGCTAGACATATACTTTATGATGCTCTCTCGGTTAAAGCCTGGTGATAGCAAGGACACCAAGTATATTATCAGTGTTAAAGAAATCGAGGAGTTAACCGGCCGACAATGGAATTACCAGCAGCTGCGGGAAGCTACTGCTGGACTGATAGGCAAGGTGTTCGAAATCGAAGAAGAGGATGGACTACTCCAGGTGGCCATGATGAGTAGCGCCAAATACCTAAAAGGACAAGGCCGCATTCAACTTTCTATAGCTGAAGATTTAAAGCCATACTTGGTAGACCTGAAAAATAATTTTACCAGTTTCCAGCTCTTCTGTGTACTTTCCATGACTTCCAAATACGCTAAATGGCTTTATGTGCAGTTTTCCAGGTGGAAAGATTTAGGTGCAATGACTTTCGAAGTGGAGCAGTTACGATATCGGCTAAACTTGAAAGACCCATCTGGTAAAGCTCCAGAACAATATAAGCAATGGGGTCAATTTAAGGATTATGTGTTAGAACCGGCTATTCGGCAAATTAATGAAGTATCAGATCTACGAGTGGCTTATGCTGTAACAGAAAAGAAAGGTAAATCCATTCACAAACTTACCTTTACCATTAAGATGGTTTCCCAAGTACAAACGGTTATTCCTTTCGAGTCTGAAGAATTGGACCGGGAAGCAGCCCAGCTGAAAGGACGTCTAAGGGACATTGGTATACTGGACACTAACCTTATCAACAAAATCCTTAATAGTACGGAGCTCCGGAAAAAAGCCAATAAATGCCTCTACGATATCTCACTTCGCCGAAAAGATATAAATAATCCAGGTGGTTACTTTCGGACAACACTGGGCATATAG
- a CDS encoding recombinase family protein encodes MQETKYVTYIRVSTKKQGESGLGLQSQQTYLDHFYTDKNVIAEFTENVSGKDISNRPKLQQALALCKKEKAVLVVAKIDRLSRNTEQALWIYSELDGRLESCDIPNLDKFTLTLFMAIADRERELISLRTANALAEKTKRLGEWRKASAPFINKTANTLAVAVNKKKARANENNKRAAALILLHRQQNKSWKDIALELNNAGFRASRGGAFQAVQVQRIYNRLVSA; translated from the coding sequence ATGCAGGAAACTAAGTACGTTACTTATATTAGAGTATCCACCAAAAAACAAGGTGAATCCGGATTGGGGTTGCAATCTCAGCAAACTTACCTCGACCATTTTTACACCGACAAGAATGTAATTGCCGAGTTTACTGAAAATGTCAGTGGCAAGGATATTAGCAACCGACCGAAGTTACAGCAGGCGTTGGCTTTATGCAAAAAAGAAAAAGCAGTGCTAGTAGTGGCCAAGATTGACCGTTTAAGCCGTAACACCGAACAAGCGCTTTGGATTTATTCTGAACTAGACGGTAGGTTAGAGAGTTGTGATATTCCGAACTTGGATAAATTTACGCTTACTTTGTTTATGGCTATCGCTGACCGGGAGCGGGAGTTGATCAGCCTAAGAACCGCTAATGCTTTGGCTGAAAAAACCAAACGGCTGGGCGAGTGGCGGAAAGCAAGCGCTCCCTTTATAAATAAAACAGCTAATACTCTAGCAGTGGCAGTAAATAAAAAAAAGGCCAGAGCGAATGAAAACAATAAGCGGGCGGCGGCGCTTATCCTGCTACACCGCCAACAAAATAAGTCCTGGAAAGATATTGCCTTGGAACTAAACAATGCCGGATTTAGAGCTAGTAGGGGAGGGGCATTCCAGGCTGTTCAAGTGCAAAGAATCTACAATCGCTTAGTTAGTGCTTAA
- a CDS encoding response regulator — protein sequence MTKMTCALLVDDDETAIYLNKRLFQKLAVAEKLLVAHNGLEALQLLQAHCPGGDCPRLILLDINMPIMDGFEFLEAYEQLELAQRQSVIIIMLTTSLNPQDVEKIEQANITGLLNKPLTEAALKSILAQHFEA from the coding sequence ATGACTAAAATGACTTGCGCCTTGCTGGTAGACGATGACGAGACGGCTATTTATTTAAATAAAAGGCTTTTCCAAAAACTGGCAGTAGCCGAAAAGCTTTTGGTAGCCCATAATGGGTTAGAGGCCTTACAACTCTTGCAAGCCCATTGTCCCGGTGGGGATTGCCCCCGGTTAATTTTGTTAGATATCAATATGCCTATTATGGATGGCTTTGAATTCCTGGAGGCGTATGAGCAATTAGAGCTTGCGCAGCGGCAATCGGTTATTATCATTATGTTGACTACTTCTTTAAACCCGCAAGACGTAGAAAAGATAGAACAAGCGAATATAACGGGGCTGCTGAATAAGCCTTTGACCGAGGCCGCTTTAAAAAGTATTCTGGCCCAACATTTTGAAGCATAG